The Pseudomonas asiatica sequence GGCACCGGCTTCGTGCAACTTACCTACACCAAGATCTTCATCCTGGTGGCAGCCTTCGTTGGCATGGGCCTGCTCACCTATGTGATCAAGTACACCAAGCTCGGCCGCATGTGCCGTGCCACCCAGCAAGACCGCAAGATGGCCTCGATCCTGGGCATCAACACCGACCGGGTGATTTCCTACGTGTTCGTCATCGGTGCGGTTATGGCTGCCCTGGCCGGCGTGCTGATCACCATGAACTACGGCACCTTCGACTTCTACGCCGGCTTCATCATCGGCATCAAGGCGTTTACCGCCGCGGTGCTCGGCGGTATCGGCTCGCTGCCAGGCGCCATGCTCGGCGGGATCATCCTGGGCATTTCCGAGTCGCTGTTCTCCGGCCTGATCAACTCCGACTACAAGGACGTGTTCAGCTTCTCGCTGCTAGTGATGATCCTTATCTTCCGCCCACAAGGCCTGCTGGGTCGCCCGCTCGTGGCTAAGGTGTGAACATGTCCATTGCCAAAACTGCCTCTGTTCCTGAAACCAAAAGTTTCGATATCAAACGCAGCCTGCTGGAGACCATCGTCGCCGGCCTGCTGGCACTCATCGTGTTCGGTCCTGTCGTTGGCGTGGTGCTCGACGGCTACACCTTCAACGCCGAGCCGCGGCGTGTGGCCTGGCTGGTTGGCGGGGTGATGCTGGGGCGCTTCCTGCTCAGCCTGTACCTGCAGACGGCCGCCGGCTCGCGCATGCTCCAGGGCTTCGAAAGCGGTGGCTCGGGAGTGCATGTGCGCGCGCCGAACTACGTATCGCGGCTGCGCTATATCATCCCGGCGCTGGTGGTGATCGCCATTGTCTTCCCGATCTTCGCCAACAAGTACCTGCTGACCGTCGTCATCCTCGGCCTGATCTACGTGCTGCTGGGCCTGGGGCTGAACATCGTGGTCGGCCTGGCCGGCCTGCTCGACCTGGGCTATGTGGCGTTTTATGCCATCGGCGCATATGGCCTGGCGCTGGGTTATCAGTACCTTGGCCTGGGCTTCTGGAGCGTGCTGCCACTGGCGGCCATAGCTGCGGCGCTGGCGGGGTGCATACTCGGTTTCCCGGTGTTGCGGATGCACGGCGACTACCTGGCGATCGTGACTCTGGGCTTCGGCGAGATCATCCGCCTGGTGCTGAACAACTGGTTGTCGTTCACCGGCGGCCCCAACGGCATGCCGGCACCGGCACCGACCTTCTTCGGCCTGGAGTTCGGCCGTAGGGCCAAGGACGGTGGGGTACCGATCCACGAGTTCTTCGGCTTCGATTACAACGCCAACCTCAAGTTCGTGTTCATCTACGCGGTGCTGTTTATCGTCGTGCTTGCAGTGCTCTACATCAAGCATCGCCTGACCCGCATGCCGGTCGGCCGTGCCTGGGAAGCGCTACGCGAAGACGAGATCGCCTGCCGCTCGATGGGCCTGAACCACGTACTGGTCAAGCTCTCGGCGTTTACCCTGGGGGCTTCCACCGCAGGTTTGGCCGGGGTGTTCTTTGCCACCTACCAGGGCTTCGTCAACCCTTCGTCGTTCACCTTCTTCGAGTCGGCGCTGATCCTGGCCATCGTCGTGCTCGGTGGTATGGGCTCGACCGTAGGCGTGGTGATCGCCGCCTTCGTGCTGACCGTGGCACCCGAGCTGCTGCGCAGCTTCTCCGAATACCGCGTGCTGCTGTTCGGTGTGTTGATGGTGCTGATGATGATCTGGCGACCGCGTGGGCTGATCCGCATCAGCCGTACCGGTGTGACCCCGCGTAAAGGAGTGGCGCCATGAGCGACGATATCATTCTCTCGGTCGACAACCTGATGATGCAGTTTGGCGGCATCAAGGCGCTCAGCGATGTCAGCCTGAAGGTCCGGCGCAACCAGATCTTCGCCCTGATCGGCCCCAACGGTGCGGGCAAGACCACCGTGTTCAACTGCCTGACCGGGTTTTACAAGGCCAGTGGCGGGCGCATCGAGCTGAACGTGCGCGGTAGCCACACCAACGTCATCCAGCTGCTCGGCGAGCGCTTCCAGGCGGCAGACTTCGTCTCCCCGGCGCGCTTCGCCAACCGCATGTACTACAAGATGTTCGGCGGTACCCACTTGGTCAACCGCGCCGGCCTGGCACGCACCTTCCAGAACATTCGCCTGTTCAAGGAAATGTCGGTGGTGGAGAACCTGCTGGTGGCGCAGCACATGTGGGTCAACCGCAACCTGCTGGCCGGGGTACTCAACACCAAGGCCTACCGCAAGGCCGAGAGCGACGCGCTGGACCACGCGTTCTACTGGCTGGAAGTGGTCGACCTGGTCGATTGCGCCAACCGCCTGGCTGGCGAGTTGTCGTACGGCCAGCAGCGCCGCCTGGAAATCGCCCGGGCCATGTGCACGCGGCCGAAGATCATCTGCCTGGACGAACCGGCGGCTGGCCTGAACCCACAGGAAACCGAGGCCCTCAGCCGCATGATCCGCGTGCTGCGCGACGAGCACGACATTACCGTGGTGCTGATCGAACACGACATGGGCATGGTCATGAGCATTTCCGATCATATCGTGGTGCTCGACCACGGCAACGTGATTGCCGAAGGCGCGCCGCAGGATATCCGCCACAACCCGACGGTGATCGCCGCCTACCTGGGTGCAGATGAAGAGGAACTGGTATGAGTGCACCCATTCTGGAATTGAAGGACCTGGACGTGTTCTACGGCCCTATCCAGGCGCTGAAGAAAGTCTCGATGCACATCAATGAAGGTGAGACGGTCAGCCTGATCGGCGCCAACGGCGCTGGCAAGTCGACCCTGCTGATGTCGATCTTCGGCCAGCCGCGGGCGGCGTCGGGGCATATCGTGTACCGCGGCACCGACATCACTCGCAAGTCGTCGCATTACATTGCCTCCAACGGCATCGCCCAGTCGCCGGAAGGGCGCCGGGTGTTCCCCGACATGACGGTCGAGGAGAACCTGATGATGGGTACCATCCCCATCGGTGACAAGCATGCCGACGAAGACATGCAGCGCATGTACGAGCTGTTCCCGCGCTTGAAAGAGCGGCGTAACCAGAGGGCCATGACCATGTCTGGTGGCGAGCAGCAGATGCTGGCAATTGCCCGCGCGCTGATGAGTCGGCCGAAGTTGTTGCTGCTGGATGAGCCATCGCTGGGGCTGGCGCCGATCGTGGTCAAACAGATCTTCTCGACCTTACGTGAATTGGCCAAGACTGGGATGACCATCTTCCTGGTGGAGCAGAACGCCAACCATGCGCTGAAACTGTCGGACCGGGCTTATGTGATGGTCAACGGGCAGATTCGCATGAGCGGGACGGGTCAGGAGCTGTTGGTCAACGAAGAAGTGCGCAACGCCTATCTCGGCGGGCATTGAGTTGCATTCGGGGGCCGCTTTGCGGCCCATCGCGACACAAGGCCGCTCCTACAGGCAATCTGCGATTTCATGTGGTATCGCGGCCCCTTGTAGGAGCGGCCTTGTGTCGCGATGGGCTGCAAAGCAGCCCGATTCCAAATGTGGACAACTTGTAGCGGGCCTGCCTCCATACACTCCAGCATCCCTTCGCAAGCCCTTGTTTCCACAGGCCCGATCTTTTCCACGGTTAATGTGGAACCGCCTGTGGAAAACATGGTGGCATCTCGCTCAAACCCTTTGATACCAAGCCCTGCAGAGTCATGATCGTTTTTTGATCAATTGCACCTTGTGGATTATTTTCCAAGGTTTTTCAAAGCCCTGCATTCATTCCAGGCGTTGCGAAAAGCCTGTGGATAACCCTGTGAAAAAGCCTTGGACAGACCGCTGCAGACGGCATGCTTGAAAGCCTTGCGCCATCACCGAAAAGATATCCACCGACCATAAGTCGCTGAAAGGGTTCCGTACCGTGGACAAGTTGCCCCCAATCCGTGGGGAAAGCCTTGTGGATAACGTGCGCATAGCTGGTGCCGAGCCGTCTGCTGTAAGGGTTTGCCACATATGATCAAAAAATGAACAGTATCCCGGGCGGGTTGCTGCAAGCACGCGGCGCGGGCATGCTGCAAGACTGCCGATGACAATCCACCGTGAGGAACAGAGCATGACGTCCACCGTATTCATCACTGGCGCGACTTCCGGTTTTGGTGAGGCCACTGCCCGCCGTTTTGCCGAAGCTGGTTGGAAGCTGGTGCTCACTGGCCGCCGCAAGGAGCGCCTGGACGCCCTGTGCGCCGAATTGTCGGCCAAGACCGAAGTACACGGCCTGGTACTCGACGTGCGTGACCGCAAAGCCATGGAGCAGGCCATCGCCAACTTGCCGGCTGGCTTCGACAAGTTGCGCGGCCTGGTCAACAACGCAGGCCTGGCGCTGGGTGTGGACGCGGCGCAGAACTGCAGCCTGGACGACTGGGAAACCATGGTCGACACCAACATCAAGGGCCTGATGTACACCACCCGCTTGTTGCTGCCACGGCTGATCGCCCATGGCCGTGGGGCGTCGATCCTCAACGTAGGTTCAGTGGCGGGCAACTACCCGTACCCAGGCAGCAACGTGTATGGCGGCACCAAGGCCTTCGTCGGCCAGTTCTCGTTGAGCCTGCGCTGCGACCTGCGGGGTACGGGCGTGCGCGTGAGCAATATCGAGCCGGGCCTGTGCGAGAGCGAGTTCTCGCTGGTGCGCTTTGGCGGTGACCAGGCCAAATACGACGCCACCTACGCCGGTGCCGAGCCGATCCAGCCGCAGGACATTGCCGAGACCATCTTCTGGATCCTCAACCAGCCGGCGCATATCAATATCAACAGCCTCGAGCTGATGCCGGTGAGCCAGGACTGGGCAGGGTTCTCGATCGACCGGTCGGCCAAGGCCTGATCAAAAGGCGGGGCCGCTTTGCGGCCCATTCGCAGCACAAGGCTGCTCCTACAGGATTGGCACTGGTTTCAGGTGCGCCGCTTTCCCTGTAGGAGCAGCCTTGTGCTGCGAAAGCGTCAGCCCAGGCGCTGCAACCCTTCCAGGCAAGTCGCCAAGTGGTAGGGAGTAGTCGAAGGCATATCATGCCGGCTGACACTGCCTTGCCCATCCCGGCACTCATACCAGCCCGCCTCACGCAGGAACCGCGTTTCCAGAGCCTGCAACTGCCCGGCAAGCTTGCTCTCGCCCCCTGTCCGCAACACCAGCGCCCGCAGGTATTCCGCCTGTGCCCAGATCCGCTGGGTGGCGTCGAGCACCCGGCCATCCACATCCAGCATCGCCAGCACAGCGGCATCCTTCACCCCGTATTGCTCGGCGTAGCCGAAAGCCCGGTCGATGGACGCATGCAGCGGCGTATCTCGCAGCAGTGGCGAGGTATGCAGGAGGTAGAACCACTCGAACTGGTGCCCCGGCTCGAACCAGTTATCCACAGTGCCGCGTGGCTTTTCCAGCATCAGGCCGTGGGCGGGGTCGATGAAGTGTTCCTGCAGCGCGTCGCACAGGTGCAGCAACGACTGCTGGGCATGCTTGTCGTCACGCACCGCCAGCACCTGCAGGAAGGCTTCGGCCAGGTGCATCTGCGGGTTTTGCAGCGGGCCGCTGCCAAGGTCTGCCCAGTCTTCAGCGAGGCTGGCTTCGTACAGGCCGTCGTCGCGGGCGAACTGCTGGTCGATGATGTCCAGCGCGGCGTTCAGCGTGGACTCCACCAGGTTTTCACGCACCTTGCCCCAGTAGTGCGCACAGGCGAAGACGATGAACGCGTGGGTGTAGAGGTCCTTGCGTCGGTCCAGCGGTTTGCCCTGGGCGTCGATGCTATAGAACCAGCCGCCGTGTTCGGCGTCGTGGAAGTGCTTCTGCAGCGAGCGGAACAAGGCGGCCGCACGCTCGGCTGCACCCGGTTGCCCGATGCGGCTGCTGAACAGGTAAAGCTGCCTTGCGCAGGCCATGGCCCGGTAGCGCTGCACCGGCAATGGCTGGTGCTGGGCATCCAGTGCCTCGTAAGGCAGGGCCATGTCGGCGTTCCAGCCCGGGCCTTGCCACAACGGCACGATGCGTTCGGCGAAGTGCTGGTTGAAGCGGGCCAGTTCGGGCAGGGTGGGGCGGGGGTCGGACATTTCGGCGCTCGTCGCTGTCGGGCAGGGCGCCATGGTAGCAGAACTGGGTTGTGGGTAGCCTGTGCCAGCCTCTTCGCGGGCACAGGCTACCGATCAGCCCGGGTTGCCAAGCCCCTGCCAATGCCGCGCCCCTACGAAGATGAAGCGCAACTGCTGGGTGATCTTTTCCTGGGGCGTCAACGCCTGTGGATAACCCGCTTCGGGGCTGTCGATAAGCTCTGGCAGGGTGGCGAACACGGTTTTCACCACCAGGTCGGCCATCACCGCCAGCGCGGCGCTGTCCAGGTGCTGCCAGCGCTTCATCCGCGCCAGGTCGGTGGCCAGGTCGTCGCTGATGTCCTGGCGCAAGCGGGCAATGGCCTGGCGTACGGCCTGTGAACCGCCGTACTGCTCACGGGCGAGGAACAGGAACTGCGCACGGTGGGCGGCGACCACATCGAGAAAGATGCGCACCGAGGCGTCGGTGATGCCGCCCAGTTCGAATTCGTTCTGGCGCACCAGGCGGATGGTCTGGCGGAAGGTAGTGTCGACCTCGGCAACCAGGGCCAGGCCCAGGGCGTCCATGTCGGAAAAATGCCGGTAGAAGCCGGTGGGTACGATGCCGGCCGTCTTTGCCACTTCGCGCAGGCTGATACTGCCGAAACCACGGCCACTCTCCATGAGCTGGCAGGCAGCATCGAGTAGGGCCTGGCGGGTCTGTAGCTTCTGTTCGGCGCGCGGCAGCATGGTGCGGGTTTCTATGGCGGTAAGGCAGGGCACTCTAGTGAAAAAAACAAAGCCCGGTCAATGGACCGGGCCTGGAGGGGAGCTGGCGTTGTGACATAGATTGTTCTTTTCGGTCATGGCGATCAGCTCACACGGCTGATTTCAACCAGGCGATCGGAACCACCCTCGGCAACACGGCCAGTACGTTCGATCAGGCGATCGGAACCACCCTCGGCAACGCGGCCAGTACGTTCGATCAGGCGATCGGAACCACCCTCGGCAACGCGGCCAGTACGTTCGATCAGGCGATCGGAGCCACCCTCGGCAACGCGGCCAGTACGTTCGATCAGGCGATCGGAGCCACCCTCTGCAACGCGGCCAGTACGTTCGATCAGGCGATCGGAGCCACCTTCGGCAACGCGGCCAGTACGTTCGATCAGGCGATCGGAGCCACCCTCGGCAACGCGGCCAGTACGTTCAATCAGGCGATCGGAGCCACCCTCGGCAACGCGGCCACTACGTTCGATCAGGCGATCGGAGCCACCTTCGGCAACGCGGGCACTACGTTCGATCAGGCGATCAGCACCACCTTCAGCAACGGTCTTCAGCGGCTGGGCGATTTCAGCAGCGCTGGAGCGTGATTCGGCGGTCAGGTGTTGCTCGTCGGCTGGCAGGGCAAAAGCGTTGGCAGCCAGGATGGACAGGGTCAGGGTCAGCAGATGGCGTTTCATGATTTCGGTGCTCCTCTCGGGGGCTGGAAAGTGGGTACGGAGCCAATGCTACGCCGCGTAACGCCAGAGAGAAGTTCATACGGGTAATGGTAACAATCGACCGTATTGATAGAGATTTGAAACTGCTCTAGAAAGCACTTTACAGGCCGTTAGATGGCAATTTGATGGTGCTTTTTGCAGGTAACACGCACGGTCTGGCGCGACGATTTGCTGAGCAAAAGGCCAGGAAAAACTTCGCTATCATGGCGCCATCGATAAAACCCCACGGGTTTTCATCAGTCCGAGATATTGAGTGCCACCGCTGCACCTGTTCTGTGCCATACCGCAAGGAGAATCACGCAATGACGCGTCGCGCCAGAATCCTCGTCTGGACCTTCACCAGCCTGCTGACCCTGCTGGCGATCCTGGTGGTGGTGATTGCCACCTTCGACTGGAACCGCGTCAAGCCCCTGCTCAACGAGAAAGTCTCCGAGGCCCTGCAGCGGCCCTTCGCGATCAATGGCAACCTTGCCGTGG is a genomic window containing:
- a CDS encoding ABC transporter permease subunit codes for the protein MDGIFLQQLVNGLTLGSVYGLIAIGYTMVYGIIGMINFAHGEVYMISAYLAAISLALLAYFGIESFPLLMLGTLLFTIVVTGVYGFTIERIAYKPLRNSTRLAPLISAIGISLILQNYAQISQGARQQGVPTLLEGAWRVEVGTGFVQLTYTKIFILVAAFVGMGLLTYVIKYTKLGRMCRATQQDRKMASILGINTDRVISYVFVIGAVMAALAGVLITMNYGTFDFYAGFIIGIKAFTAAVLGGIGSLPGAMLGGIILGISESLFSGLINSDYKDVFSFSLLVMILIFRPQGLLGRPLVAKV
- the fabR gene encoding HTH-type transcriptional repressor FabR; the encoded protein is MLPRAEQKLQTRQALLDAACQLMESGRGFGSISLREVAKTAGIVPTGFYRHFSDMDALGLALVAEVDTTFRQTIRLVRQNEFELGGITDASVRIFLDVVAAHRAQFLFLAREQYGGSQAVRQAIARLRQDISDDLATDLARMKRWQHLDSAALAVMADLVVKTVFATLPELIDSPEAGYPQALTPQEKITQQLRFIFVGARHWQGLGNPG
- the livM gene encoding high-affinity branched-chain amino acid ABC transporter permease LivM, with amino-acid sequence MSIAKTASVPETKSFDIKRSLLETIVAGLLALIVFGPVVGVVLDGYTFNAEPRRVAWLVGGVMLGRFLLSLYLQTAAGSRMLQGFESGGSGVHVRAPNYVSRLRYIIPALVVIAIVFPIFANKYLLTVVILGLIYVLLGLGLNIVVGLAGLLDLGYVAFYAIGAYGLALGYQYLGLGFWSVLPLAAIAAALAGCILGFPVLRMHGDYLAIVTLGFGEIIRLVLNNWLSFTGGPNGMPAPAPTFFGLEFGRRAKDGGVPIHEFFGFDYNANLKFVFIYAVLFIVVLAVLYIKHRLTRMPVGRAWEALREDEIACRSMGLNHVLVKLSAFTLGASTAGLAGVFFATYQGFVNPSSFTFFESALILAIVVLGGMGSTVGVVIAAFVLTVAPELLRSFSEYRVLLFGVLMVLMMIWRPRGLIRISRTGVTPRKGVAP
- a CDS encoding SDR family oxidoreductase is translated as MTSTVFITGATSGFGEATARRFAEAGWKLVLTGRRKERLDALCAELSAKTEVHGLVLDVRDRKAMEQAIANLPAGFDKLRGLVNNAGLALGVDAAQNCSLDDWETMVDTNIKGLMYTTRLLLPRLIAHGRGASILNVGSVAGNYPYPGSNVYGGTKAFVGQFSLSLRCDLRGTGVRVSNIEPGLCESEFSLVRFGGDQAKYDATYAGAEPIQPQDIAETIFWILNQPAHININSLELMPVSQDWAGFSIDRSAKA
- a CDS encoding ATP-binding cassette domain-containing protein; protein product: MSDDIILSVDNLMMQFGGIKALSDVSLKVRRNQIFALIGPNGAGKTTVFNCLTGFYKASGGRIELNVRGSHTNVIQLLGERFQAADFVSPARFANRMYYKMFGGTHLVNRAGLARTFQNIRLFKEMSVVENLLVAQHMWVNRNLLAGVLNTKAYRKAESDALDHAFYWLEVVDLVDCANRLAGELSYGQQRRLEIARAMCTRPKIICLDEPAAGLNPQETEALSRMIRVLRDEHDITVVLIEHDMGMVMSISDHIVVLDHGNVIAEGAPQDIRHNPTVIAAYLGADEEELV
- a CDS encoding phage infection protein produces the protein MKRHLLTLTLSILAANAFALPADEQHLTAESRSSAAEIAQPLKTVAEGGADRLIERSARVAEGGSDRLIERSGRVAEGGSDRLIERTGRVAEGGSDRLIERTGRVAEGGSDRLIERTGRVAEGGSDRLIERTGRVAEGGSDRLIERTGRVAEGGSDRLIERTGRVAEGGSDRLIERTGRVAEGGSDRLVEISRVS
- a CDS encoding ABC transporter ATP-binding protein, giving the protein MSAPILELKDLDVFYGPIQALKKVSMHINEGETVSLIGANGAGKSTLLMSIFGQPRAASGHIVYRGTDITRKSSHYIASNGIAQSPEGRRVFPDMTVEENLMMGTIPIGDKHADEDMQRMYELFPRLKERRNQRAMTMSGGEQQMLAIARALMSRPKLLLLDEPSLGLAPIVVKQIFSTLRELAKTGMTIFLVEQNANHALKLSDRAYVMVNGQIRMSGTGQELLVNEEVRNAYLGGH
- a CDS encoding AGE family epimerase/isomerase, translated to MSDPRPTLPELARFNQHFAERIVPLWQGPGWNADMALPYEALDAQHQPLPVQRYRAMACARQLYLFSSRIGQPGAAERAAALFRSLQKHFHDAEHGGWFYSIDAQGKPLDRRKDLYTHAFIVFACAHYWGKVRENLVESTLNAALDIIDQQFARDDGLYEASLAEDWADLGSGPLQNPQMHLAEAFLQVLAVRDDKHAQQSLLHLCDALQEHFIDPAHGLMLEKPRGTVDNWFEPGHQFEWFYLLHTSPLLRDTPLHASIDRAFGYAEQYGVKDAAVLAMLDVDGRVLDATQRIWAQAEYLRALVLRTGGESKLAGQLQALETRFLREAGWYECRDGQGSVSRHDMPSTTPYHLATCLEGLQRLG